Genomic window (Rosa chinensis cultivar Old Blush chromosome 6, RchiOBHm-V2, whole genome shotgun sequence):
TTTATTAAGTAAGGGGTGAGCGTTTAGATCGAAGAAAACCGATAAAATGTTTGTACAAACTATTCGTgtctatttgatcaaaaaaaaaattattcctgTTTGTATTTGTGTGTGTAATTGCACAATTTGTTTATTTGGAtggcaatttttttctttcttaataaATGCAAAGACCTTAGGAGTTAGGACTGACGGCAACTTTTAAGTGAACAAGTATTTTTTCTAACAAAAACAAGagctctctccctctctgtGAGAAATACAAGGAGGTCCTGGAAAggcagatctctctctctctctctctcccctcccctcCTCTCCCGCTCATTCTATTCTTCGTatttattcttggaaattattctaaaccctaaaccctaattgaCTGTTCTTGGTATCATGTGTCTTCTAATTTTCTTCACTTCTGCAATCCTTCATCATCTTACTCAGCCATTAATTTTGGATGTCTGGGATTTTGTGTTTTTGACTTCGGTTGTTGGGGTTTGATGAAAAAATGACGGTGTTTTGGTTGAATTTGGATAGATTTTGGTATGATTTGAAAATATCTAGTCAGATACTGCAAccctaataaataaataatcaaatGGTGCGGGACATGGAAATTAATGCCCAGCAGAGTATGCCCCACCTTTAATACctaaaatttaaggaaaaacaaaaaacaaaaaacaaaacaaaacaaaacaaaacaacatagATAGTTACTCTGAGATTTTGTTATAGGTCCTCTGTCATTTGACTATGCACACTCGTTTGACAACAAGCCACAGCTGAAGTTGAACCCATACTCATGGACAAAGGTAGGAGACTTATGACGACATGTGTTTTTGTTATTGACTCATTGAGACCTCCAGAACTAAACAATATAAAATACTTGCAGGTTGCCAACATAATATTTATAGATGCCCCAGTGGGGACAGGATTCTCATATACAAAAACTTGGGACGAATATCGCATTGTGAATGACACAATATCAGCCGCACAAACATATCAGTTTCTTAGAAAGGTGAGGTTTGCATTTTATTCTTTGCTAATGACATGGGTAACGCATACAACtttatgaatttaatttaattttaatatttgGTATGGAGGATAAATTTTGCCTCGACCCAAACCCTGCACCACTGACCAATCGTGAAGTTGGCGTACACCAAATAGAAAAGAAGGAAGACTATATGGTCTCACAAAACGGCCCCATAACTTGTGAAATGGGAAAATTAAGGCACACAAACAGGGGCGTAGGGAGATTAGGGCgagaagggtcaattgaccATTCTCATTAAGCTGTCATTGGTTGAAACATTTGATACCTATATACATACTTATATTTAATATATTAGTTTGACCCTTAcatgagaaaatgaaaagaaatagtAAAGCTTTTGGACTTTTGTCTCATTCACCCATAACTCCACAGTTTGGACATACTCCaccatcttttatttttttattatattttatgcATATGCCCTTCATTGATCAATTAATCAATAACAGTTTCGTTACATATATATTTAGGTTTATACacttattttcttctctcttgctCATTCTCTGTTCTGTTGTCTCTCCTCTTTCCACTTCTTCTCCTATGAAACGCAAGTCGAAGTCTGCTactctttctttgatttttagTAGATTTATGAATCAAGGCAACATTAATCAATAAGGTAATTCATCAAATCTTAATTATAAttgttttataaaaaaaaaatttgttagttTTGAGTATTTTATgacttatgattttttttttctatcaaaaGAATGACATATAGacgaatatatataattttttttttaacaatcaaTATATACAATTTTATGTTATTTGATGAAGTTCATTTTTGTATAATCATTGTTATTTAATTCTGACCCTCCTGATAACATTTCTGGCTACGTCACTACACACAAAGCCGGTGAAAATTCGATTTCGACGGGTAGATGTATAAGTTTATAGTTCATTCATAGTTGCCTCACCAAAAATCTAATTAGCACTAGGAGGGATGACCATTTTAGAATAAGTGGGAATCGAACTTGGGTGGTCACAATTTCATGCTCGTCTCACCAACCAAACCTATTAGCACTAGAAGGGCCAATCCCTTTGGAATCTATAAGAATCAAACTAGGATGATCACCATGCTAGTTACCAAACCAAATGCCTCATGCcttgatttttagttttttgatCGAATGACCTATATTATACCGATTCGTGCAGATTTTTGGTTTAAAAagtcaaaaaatcaaaaacctatatctttattttttttaatttcttttttgaggaaaaaaataaataaataaccctATATCTAAAAGCCACATATTGCATAGTCACCTTGTAAGTGCTTCAAGAATATTTATGGTTGAATATTGATGTAATTTGACTAGCTAGCTTCATTGTTCTAATTTACTATCGTGGTGTAGTGGCTTGTGGATCACCCCAGGTTCATCTCCAATCCACTCTACATTGCTGGAGATTCTTATGCAGGCATAGTTCTTCCGATCATCGTTCAAGAAATATCTGATGGTAAGCCTATATCGTACAATCAAACTTATGTCAGCTTCAGCTTCAACTACCAAAAATTGAGAGAAagtatctttttcttttctttttttttgagaaaaaaaaaagaagaaattcatGAATATGAGAAAGTATCATTAATATCATGCAACTGAGAAAGTATCATTAATATCATACAACTTTACTTCACTCTAGATCTCAATAGAAATTAGATATATAGGGTAAACCTAGTTTctgaatttcattttttttttctcccttcaGGTAATGAAGATGGACTTGAGCCAGCAATGAATCTCCAAGTAGATGTTcttctgttttgattttgaatcaataATTTGTCTTACGTTCCAAAAATTTTAATCCTAATAATCACTAACAGCAAGTATAGTGTCTACGCGCCCGCGTgtgtatacatacatacatcAGTCTTTTTATGTTAAGGAtctccttagattttaaaatttaagaatTTCCTTAAATAGACTCatttttcgatcgcatatctacatctcaactgttcaatttttatgtcctaatgtatagatcacttctgcaaattttcagctaaattgatgatcgttaaggtatcgaactagattaaatcaattaacgaaccgaatctgtccaacctgaaccattcGTGTTCATAActataaattgcagttttgaatgccttaataattatcaatttggctgaaaatttgcatagatgatctactcatatatacctaaaaattgaacaattaagatgtagatatgcgatcgaaaaatGAGTCTattcaaagaaattaaaatttaaggaggtccttagcatagaaatatattatatatatatttttaatttgtatatatattccGCAAATAGGGATACGTCCTTGGCAACCCAGTCACTGATGAAGTACAAGCTGCCAATTCCCAAGTACTCTTTGCTTACCTAAAAGCTCTTATATCACATGATCTATACCAGGTGATGGAAATACCTTCCGATGTTGTTTATCTTAGCTAGCTGGGTTCCATATTCTCATAAAACATTCTCTTCAGATCGTTTTATTGTGACATActatcaaaatttgacaaagcTTTACTCTATAAACATGTAATTTTCTTGCATGCTTAATCAATTTCTTGCTGCCAAATGTCTCTTTCTGACATATGGTTATAATTTTCTTCACTTTTCAATTAAGACAACCAAAAGAAATTGCAAAGGCGAGTATGTGAATGTGGATCCGAACAATGCACTATGTTTATATGATCTTGAACTTGTCAACGAGGTGAGTGTAAACCTCATTAGAGACTCTCCCAAGAATTGAATACAAATTTTAAGTTTGAAGTAGTGCTGAATGAAATATAATGACTCTAAATCTGAACAAGCAGTGCGTCCAAGACGTAGGCGAAGCAAATATATTGGAACCTTCATGTACTTTCGAAACCCCAAAACCAATAGGGAGGAAGTGGCATCCTCAAGAATTCAGTAACAAAGATCCTATAGATCTCCTCCTTCCTTCCACTCAAGTATCTAGGCCATGGTGTCGGGTACGTATCTCTCACTGTCTCCTCTTTATTATTTGTTTAGTTGCATTTATGCTGGAAATGTAGAATTTTTATTAGAATTTCAATTGCTTCAAAGGAAAGAGCGCGCGTTTAGAAGTGCTCATTACTACTGAATTACTGATGAAGCATTGTTCTTGGCTCTAAATCCATAAAGTacttttaaattgtttttcaTGCTGTTTAGCAATTCTACCTAGACGTAACTGAGCACGTGTGGCTGTGTTGTACAGGAATACCATTATATATCTTCTCATATTTGGGCGAACGATAAAACTGTTCAGTCTGCCCTTCATGTTGCGGAGGTACTTTCATTAGTTAATTCTAATTGTAGTACGAGTCAAGGAATATTTagcattctaaaaaaaaaatatttagcaTTATTTTGTTCTTCTCTCTTATATCATCATTAGCAGTTTCtctattttacctttttttgATAATGGCAAAGTacctagtcttttttttttttttttgggggaggGGGAACTTAAAGCCTAAAAGCATTACAttgatcctcatagagaacatcccgaataataacaggtgtctcatcaatccaaaaatcATCAACTTTACTCCAACTAGCAAAGTGTGCAAGTTGATTGGCCACACCATTTGCTAGCTTTTCTATAAGTATGTCGACATTGAAAAAACATAAAAGAGTTAGCATACCTTTTGCAATCTTCAACAATGCGACCTACCTCAGAAAGATCTTCCTCTTCCCTAGAAAGGGCATTTACAATAGCTACACAATCTGTCTGAAGCTCCACCTCATCCCAACCTTTATGAACATCAACCAGCAAGCCAGCTCGAAGAGACTCCATCTCGGCTTGGAAAGCGGACTGAACATGAGGCAGTGGTCGAGTAATACAGCCATGCATTCTCCAGTTTCATTCCTCACAATGACACTAATACCTCCACTACAACCCTTCTCAAGTCTGAAGCTATTGTCTATATTTACTTTCAGCCTTCCCTTAGGTGGGCATTTCCATTTTGCAATCAGTCTTTTGAAACTCTTGGCTTCACGGATACAGAGCTTCTTGTATTCTTCTAGAAAAACACAAACCCATTTCGTCACATTCTTTGGGACAAAACAGCTTTGCTTCCACACTATGTTGTTTCTCTCACACCACACTGGGCATAGAAACATCAAGAATAACTCAAACTGCTCACCTGTCTACTGTGACAACATAGCACTTATCCAATCCATCACCGAGACTGCAGGATGCGCCGAAGAGCCCAGTTTGAGGGGACAAGTCTTCCAAAGCAAGTTCACAACTCCACAATCCTTAAATACATGTAGCACATCCTCTTGTGCTGACAAACAGAAGGGACATAGAGCGTCTAGGAGCAACACCCTCTTTTACATAGTTGCTCAAGTAGATATCTCCTCTTTAACCAAACGCCAAGCATGTAATCTGACCTTCGAATGGACATTCAACTTCCACAGCTTCTTCCATAACTTGCACCAGTCATTGTGAGACATTGAAGTTGATGCCCTCATCTTCATTTTCTCAGTTACTCTAGTAACATGATAACCATTTTTGACACTATAAATCCCCTTCTTGTCAAAGTGCCACACCAATCTATCCACCCCACCATTCAAACTTAAAGGAATCTTTGCAATGCTTTCCACCTCAGATTCCGTAAACAACTCATGCAACAACCAACTCTCCCAGTCAACCGTACTTTCACTAATAGGCTCTGCCACCTGCATGTCCTCAGAACCTTCCATTGGGAGGGAAAAAGGTTTAAAAGAGTAGGGTACCGGAATCCATGGATCATTCCACACTGATATATTCTCCCCGTTTTCCTCTTGGAAGCATAACCCCTTCTTCAACAATTCTATACTCTACATTATACTCCTCTATGTATATGAAGACCCCTTCTTTAACTCCACATGCATGAAACCACAATTAGGAAATTAATGAGCCAGTAACGAGCCTTCAAAACCCTTGCAAGAATTGAGTTAGGAGATCTCAATAGCCTCCACCCCTACTTTGCTAGTAACGCTCTATTGAACAAAGTTATATCCTTGAACCCTAGGCCCCCTTCTGATTTAGGAATGCACATTTTTTCCCACGCCATCCAATGAATCTTCCTCTCATCACCCTTGTCGCCCTACCAAAACCGTGCCATCAAGCTATGCATCTCATAACATAAATGCTTTGGTAACTCAAAGCAGCTCATTACATAGGTTGGAATAGATTGAATGATGGCCTTATTGGCACCTATTTCCCTGCAGTGCTGAATATTTTacctttttagctattttagaaTAACACAAATGTTTAAGAGAAAAGAGATTCAGGAGACTGCTTGGatgatttcattgataatatgagactctttatatagaggattacaagtacAGAACCTTAGAGTACAAGAAAACCTAACTGAACATTGAATAGGAGATCTAGAAGATTCTACCCTATTACAACTGAAACAAGTAATTgtgtttgggccagacacacataATTCGAGTTTCCTAGCCTACAACATTCCCCATTTTGCCATCTAAACATGGGTGCTCCTCACATTGCCTCTTCAAAAatcttgtcgagtaacaaaaatccagtgagacaaaaataacctcagttgaaggagaaaaagatcGAATACAACACACCCTTCTCATTTCGAGATCAAAACATGAAGACATCTCCtcttgatgactacgatcatgggagttcggataacttctgtAGACCAatacttttcacatgtttctcaaaagtagatttaggcaatgacttagtaaataagtctggaAAATTGTCATCATATCAAActtggtttactttgatcttgaggagagtttgttgttgctgattgtagaagaacttaggcgctatgtgcttggtgttgtcacccttgatgtagtcttgcttcatttgttcaatgcaagcagcattattctCATAAATAGTCATAGGCTTATCTatgatagacttcaaaccacaagtacTTCGAATATATGTAATTATGGATCTCAACCATATAAATttacgaactgcttcgtgaagagttATAATCTCTACACAATTTGAAGATGTAGCGACAattgtctgttttgtagacctccaagatatcgcggtgttTTTCATGGTGAAcatataaccagtttgggaatgacctacgggtcagagagatacccagcatcagttaaaccttccaaaacatcatttgattTTTGGTAAGGCGTAGAGATCGTCGGCCGGTGACACTAGTTGTGGCAAAGACGGTGGATGTGGCTTTCTCGGTGTATGGTGGATCTGAATCCATCATGTCATCAtttgttttctctctgtagggatagaacaagcccatatatATCATACCTTTTAAGTATTGACATATATTCTTTCATACTAGTCCAACGGCGCCGCATTGGCGCAgagttatatctagctaacaagttcataacaaatgagatatctggtcttacgcattgtgctaagtacaataatgcacctattgcattTAGGTAGGGCATTGTGGCCTCTAACACGCCTTCATTATCATCCTTAGGATAAAACGGATCAtttttagggtcaagactacagacgaccatgAGAGTGCTCGCAGGCTTAGCtctatcttcattaaagcgcttAAGCATCTTTTAAGTATAAGTTGATTGGTGAATCAGAATGCCATCAACATAGTGCtcaaaccgagacaaaaccgtgttctcccaagatctttcatcttaaactcagatttcaaatgttcagcggtttctcttaactcatcaagggttccaattatgttcttgtcatcaacataaaccgcgacaattacAAATTCGAAACTTGTCTTCTAAATGAAAttgcatgggcatagttcatcattgaCATATCCTTTCCTAATCAAGttgtcacttagacggttataccacatctgcctggattgtttcaatccatatagtgagggtttcaaccttattgcaaaagagattcttggtgtagagctacttgacttgggtaactgaagtccatcgggaatcttcatgtatatttccgtatctagatcctcataaaGACTGTGACCACATCCATaaactgcatgttcagttttttgaAAACAACCAAATTGACCAGGTAGCAGAacgtaatgacatccattacggggGAATATGTCTGCTCATAGTTGATTCCAGGGAGTTGTGAGAAGCCAAGGTGAggtttgtatcttacaatctcatttttctcattacattTTTTgacgaatacccatttatgtCCAATAGGTTTTATGTGAGGTGGTATTGGTACAATAGGCCTAAATACCTTCCTCTTACCTAGTGAATCCAATTAAGCCttgattgcatctttccatttaggccaatcctctgtatgttggcattcatcaatggaaCGAGGTTCGATGTCATAGAACTCAATAATCTCACATTCAACAAAATACGTGAATCCATCATCAATAATGATGGAGTTGCAATCCCACGTCCCATATGCACTAGTGTagtttacagagatctctatacTCTCAAAagtaggttctgatgttgaggggTCCCCCAACGATATCTCTTGGACATAATCACAATCCGGAAAATTAtcttgagatggattttgagtatcgatgatcaaaggatcaAATTGTGCTAATGTCGCTCTCTTTTTAGGGCGAGTACCCTtcaaaccaagtggcctcccgaGCTTCCTCGAGGTGGTTGCAGCTTGTGATGCCACATCACCCCACTAGGGGCGGCTCTATGTCCTATATTTAGGATGTCTATCATTGCAGTCACATTTACAGTAGGTATATGTGATTTCGTCACTTTAGCAATGTCAGAAAACGCATCGTGTAGAGTATTTGCTACATTTTGAAGCTCAATAAtccttcgcacttcaagttcagactgtgcgatacagggatcgagatgagataaagtgggacagaccacgacaattcctatcgttcctgttaAACGTTGAACGctgacgttcttatctccctctaatgacgggaagattgtctcatcaaagtgacaatctgtaAAACGAGCgttaaagagatcgcctatcaagggttctaagtagtgAACCATTGTTAGACCTTCAAATCTAACATATATGCCCACTTGTCTCTGAAAATACATTTTGTGACCTGTGGAGGCTCGATTAGCACATAAATCAAGCACTTAAATATGTGTAAGTGCGAGAtgtcaggttcgtacccagtcactagctgtaatgcagagaaAGGTTAAGTGATGGTGGGTCCTAGACAAATAAGCATAgttgcatgtaatattgcataaccccaagcagaaatagggagattggtgaaCCTTACCAATTTACCAATGTTAGGGCTACAGTTTGTAgttgtttaatggtggcttctgcgagaccattttgccTATGCATATGAGACACAAGATGCTCAACATCAATCCCTATGGACATGCTATAATCATCgaaagttttcgatgtaaactcttaaGCATtgtcaagtcaaattgacttaaTAGAATGATCTGGGTAGTGGGCCCATAGCCTTatgatctgtgctaggagtttagcatagaCAACATTATGAGTGGACAGTAGAGCGACATGCGATCAGGGTATCGACGCGTCAACCAACAACATAAAATATCTTAAAGgtccacaagttggttgaattggtccacagatatccccctTGGATTTTATGTAAAAACGGAATGAGAACCTTTGTATCCTTTGCACAGGAcatctcagtcctaatttcactagggaacaggctttgcagaacgaccGAGGGGCCTTATGAGCAATTAATGAGGAATTTGGTTGGGCCGAGGCGCCAGAAGTGGCATTGGAAGCAAAAAGGGACCTAATGGCTCCATTATTGTCATCATCATGGTGGACGGCAGTGGCACCAAGTACCTTGCAACGGTCTCACGTGGTGtgaaaatcaatttttgattcttacttAGTGTCGCTCGAAAaaaggatgtccgtgtgaagtctttaatatacaaatcatcatatcacgaccaagaTGACCTAGCATATATgccatgccaaagccaatatgtgtttgAATCCAAAAGATCTTTTCTTATAACATTATTGGTTTCAATGGCCTGAATAGTGGTGACATACAATCCACTAAATAggcacataagtttctctaagatgctctTTCGtccacaatcattagaggtgataCAAAAAAACTCAATTATGTCCTCACTATGTGTTTCCGCATGAAATCTATTGGCTcaaatatctttaaagctcaatagggtttgattttccctaggagcgtaaagagtttctgtgacatTGATCAAGGTGTCAttaggcaaaaggaattgggtcattccacGTCATTGAACTAAACTCGATAGtcctaccatcgtagtcacagaggaatgcGTAGgtaacatctccaagaatagtTGCCTATGACAGAGAAATGTGTGTGTAGTCACACTATTCGCGAGACAATGAAGTTCTCCAAAGCACATTCCTAAAATAAAGAGCTCAAAATTAAAAGAGAGTCGATATGAAAGGACtccaaattttattcataaagcCAATggttacatcaaagtttctaaccatgaaaatctaatccaaactAGCTAATGCATACAATGGTCATCACTTAACTTCTTTTGGTA
Coding sequences:
- the LOC112170053 gene encoding serine carboxypeptidase-like 18 yields the protein MTVMLQAVLLVFLFHINAASRSIISSLPGFPGDLPFRLETGYIGVGDSDDVQLFYYFIESEGSPAYDPLVLWLTGGPGCSGFSGLVYESIGPLSFDYAHSFDNKPQLKLNPYSWTKVANIIFIDAPVGTGFSYTKTWDEYRIVNDTISAAQTYQFLRKWLVDHPRFISNPLYIAGDSYAGIVLPIIVQEISDGNEDGLEPAMNLQGYVLGNPVTDEVQAANSQVLFAYLKALISHDLYQTTKRNCKGEYVNVDPNNALCLYDLELVNECVQDVGEANILEPSCTFETPKPIGRKWHPQEFSNKDPIDLLLPSTQVSRPWCREYHYISSHIWANDKTVQSALHVAEGSIKEWVRCNTSLKDSYVKDVPSTVIYHKNLIRKGYRVLIYSGDVDMAIPYVGTFAWIESLNLTIDDEISWKPWFVNAQVAGYKTKYTMGKYELTYTTIKGAGHTAPEYKPEACLAMISRWFALYPL